One genomic window of Gemmatimonadota bacterium includes the following:
- a CDS encoding phosphonoacetaldehyde reductase yields MKQITHMAPGAIETVQSLLDDRAVRSVFVVADRTAYDRSGAKIYIESALQGRVQAIFDDFAPNPKYADVVRGVKFWHAHPCDMMIAIGGGSAIDMAKLIGICGTHRGQYRELLTGNIPILDKVAPLIAIPSTAGTGSEATHFAVVYVGEQKYSVAHANVLPDYAIIDPNLTDNLPPSITAHTGLDALSQAVESLWSVNATAQSRIFASEALTLVLGNIEAAVHRPTPDVRANMCRAAHLSGKAINISKTTAPHAISYTLTSQFGVPHGLAVALTLGAVLIYNNGVTRGDCWHPKGVAQVQKDIREINRLIGVASSEEARKRIDDLISAIGCPTRLQQVGVDTDADLEILVQNVNTERLKNNPRALSQFELRQILREIH; encoded by the coding sequence GTGAAACAGATTACCCACATGGCACCCGGAGCTATTGAGACTGTGCAGTCTTTGTTAGATGACAGAGCCGTGCGGTCTGTTTTTGTTGTGGCTGATCGCACAGCCTACGATAGGTCCGGTGCAAAAATATATATAGAATCCGCATTACAGGGGCGCGTCCAGGCCATCTTTGATGATTTCGCGCCCAATCCCAAATACGCCGATGTAGTGCGCGGTGTCAAATTCTGGCACGCACATCCATGTGATATGATGATTGCCATAGGTGGCGGATCTGCAATTGATATGGCCAAGCTCATTGGCATTTGCGGTACACATCGCGGACAATACCGCGAACTTCTCACAGGGAATATACCGATTCTGGATAAGGTTGCGCCATTAATCGCCATTCCCTCCACAGCGGGTACAGGGAGTGAAGCGACGCATTTTGCTGTGGTTTATGTCGGGGAACAAAAATATTCTGTTGCGCACGCCAATGTGTTACCCGACTACGCAATTATCGATCCCAATCTGACAGATAATTTGCCGCCTTCTATTACCGCACATACGGGACTGGACGCACTGTCACAGGCTGTGGAATCTTTGTGGAGTGTGAATGCCACCGCGCAATCGCGTATTTTTGCAAGTGAAGCTCTGACACTGGTGCTCGGTAATATCGAGGCCGCGGTTCACCGTCCCACACCCGATGTGCGCGCCAATATGTGTCGCGCTGCCCATCTATCTGGCAAAGCGATCAATATCAGCAAGACCACAGCGCCTCACGCGATTTCCTATACACTCACATCTCAATTTGGCGTGCCTCACGGTTTGGCTGTGGCTCTGACATTGGGGGCAGTTTTAATATACAACAATGGGGTAACCCGTGGTGATTGTTGGCACCCCAAAGGTGTTGCTCAAGTTCAGAAAGACATCAGAGAGATCAACAGGCTGATAGGGGTTGCGAGTTCTGAAGAAGCGCGAAAACGCATTGATGATCTCATCAGTGCCATTGGTTGTCCAACCCGCCTGCAACAGGTCGGTGTGGATACCGATGCCGACCTGGAAATACTTGTGCAGAATGTCAATACGGAACGCCTGAAAAACAATCCCCGCGCCCTGTCGCAGTTTGAGCTAAGACAGATACTTCGAGAAATTCATTAA
- a CDS encoding phosphonoacetaldehyde hydrolase has protein sequence MDFNFRRTYRGALKAILLDWAGTTMDYGCYAPAVVFRQVYERMRVPISIAEARAPMGAHKKVHIRKISQIESVHQRWKDTYNRPPQESDIDEMFEAFVPLQLSCLAEYADLIPGTLEAVAEFRKRGLQIGSTTGYTGEMMALLQEEAKKRGYEPDATVCATDVPEGRPAPWMCVQNALQLGVYPFAACVKVDDTIPGIEEGLNAGMWTIGLAKTGNEIGLNEEEINQLDPEVLQTQLETVYQRMHQSGAHYVVDGIWDVPAVLDDIQSRLTRGECP, from the coding sequence ATGGATTTTAATTTTCGACGTACATATCGCGGTGCGCTAAAAGCCATCTTGTTAGATTGGGCGGGAACCACAATGGATTACGGATGTTACGCGCCCGCCGTAGTCTTCCGCCAGGTGTACGAACGCATGCGAGTACCCATCAGCATCGCCGAGGCGCGTGCACCGATGGGAGCGCACAAAAAAGTCCACATTCGCAAAATATCTCAAATCGAATCTGTACACCAGCGCTGGAAAGATACCTACAATCGGCCACCGCAGGAATCGGATATCGACGAGATGTTTGAAGCATTTGTGCCCTTGCAACTGAGTTGTCTGGCCGAATACGCCGATCTAATTCCCGGTACACTGGAAGCCGTTGCCGAGTTTCGCAAGCGCGGATTACAAATAGGATCAACCACCGGATATACAGGCGAAATGATGGCACTATTGCAGGAAGAAGCCAAAAAACGAGGTTACGAACCCGACGCAACCGTATGTGCGACCGACGTTCCCGAAGGCCGTCCAGCACCGTGGATGTGTGTGCAAAATGCCCTGCAACTGGGGGTGTACCCCTTTGCAGCCTGTGTCAAAGTCGATGACACAATCCCCGGCATCGAAGAAGGTCTCAATGCTGGCATGTGGACTATTGGACTTGCAAAAACGGGAAATGAAATCGGTCTAAACGAAGAAGAAATCAACCAACTTGATCCCGAAGTACTGCAAACACAACTCGAGACCGTATATCAGCGCATGCATCAGTCCGGCGCACACTATGTCGTCGATGGCATCTGGGATGTGCCTGCTGTATTGGACGACATCCAGAGCAGGCTCACACGCGGCGAGTGCCCCTGA
- a CDS encoding cytochrome b/b6 domain-containing protein, with protein sequence MNALLRHTLATRINHWLMAACMIALLLTGFLPILGIKFAWVTLHWVSGVIFTASVLFHIIYALTRQDWRSMWIARGEFADVLSSLAGSIKALKVSPGKYWLMQKVYHHIVAIMSLIACVTGILMLLKIDSPFWTRDPYVFSGESWGIIYVLHDFSGLCFIPLIMMHVYFAIRPEKLFYTRSMIKGWITDEEYRAHHDPKKWDAKRKGI encoded by the coding sequence ATGAATGCTCTGCTGAGACATACTCTCGCTACCCGAATCAATCACTGGTTGATGGCAGCGTGTATGATTGCCCTGTTATTGACTGGTTTCTTGCCGATTTTGGGGATCAAGTTTGCGTGGGTGACGCTGCACTGGGTTTCCGGGGTGATTTTTACTGCTTCTGTTTTGTTTCATATTATTTACGCCCTGACCCGGCAAGACTGGCGGTCTATGTGGATCGCACGAGGAGAATTTGCAGATGTTCTTTCCTCGCTGGCGGGTTCGATCAAGGCTTTGAAAGTATCGCCCGGCAAATACTGGCTGATGCAAAAGGTTTATCACCATATTGTGGCGATTATGAGTCTGATTGCCTGTGTGACGGGTATTTTGATGTTGCTTAAAATTGATTCGCCTTTCTGGACGCGGGATCCTTATGTTTTTTCGGGTGAAAGCTGGGGTATTATTTATGTTTTGCACGATTTTTCGGGTCTGTGTTTTATTCCGCTGATTATGATGCATGTTTATTTCGCGATACGGCCCGAGAAACTTTTTTATACGCGATCGATGATTAAAGGATGGATTACAGACGAGGAATATCGCGCACATCACGATCCAAAAAAGTGGGATGCAAAAAGAAAAGGCATATGA